The Methanomethylovorans hollandica DSM 15978 genome includes a region encoding these proteins:
- a CDS encoding archaellin/type IV pilin N-terminal domain-containing protein has product MARERSSLRDNTSAQIGIGTLIIFIAMVLIAAVAASVLIQTSGVLQQMAHATGKQATQEVSSNLVLKSIEGIRAKNSSTSMAQNISLLKMKVGLNVGSSPVDLNQLVISVSDGTNYNDLIYGNNEKLYGILMSDFSSNSSADTNLEKLLTSTQASPGDNAAYFFTVSKIRDEDVSFSQGSPIMNTGDLATIYVSTVSGGDLGYTTIGPIATHSSQKASGLYIGPRTTINLVFTPEAGTITIAELVTPSSYGIKETIKLYP; this is encoded by the coding sequence ATGGCCAGAGAAAGATCCTCTTTAAGAGATAATACCAGTGCCCAGATAGGCATTGGTACTCTTATCATTTTCATTGCCATGGTACTGATAGCCGCAGTTGCTGCCTCTGTGCTCATACAAACGTCCGGTGTGTTACAACAAATGGCACATGCTACCGGAAAGCAGGCTACCCAGGAAGTTTCATCTAATCTGGTCCTCAAAAGTATAGAAGGTATAAGGGCTAAGAACAGTTCAACCTCCATGGCTCAGAATATCTCTCTCCTTAAAATGAAGGTCGGACTTAATGTTGGCAGTTCTCCTGTCGATCTGAACCAGTTGGTTATTTCAGTCTCAGACGGCACTAATTATAATGATCTTATTTATGGTAACAACGAAAAATTATATGGGATTCTGATGAGCGATTTTTCCAGCAACTCCAGTGCAGATACTAACCTGGAAAAATTGCTTACCTCTACTCAGGCTTCTCCGGGAGACAATGCAGCTTACTTTTTTACTGTGTCCAAGATCCGTGATGAGGACGTATCCTTTTCGCAAGGCTCTCCTATTATGAATACAGGGGATCTCGCGACGATCTATGTGTCAACAGTTTCCGGTGGAGACCTTGGGTATACGACAATTGGTCCTATAGCTACGCACAGTTCTCAGAAGGCTTCAGGTCTGTACATTGGACCAAGAACAACTATAAACCTGGTCTTTACTCCGGAAGCCGGAACAATAACTATTGCAGAGCTCGTTACTCCCTCTTCCTACGGTATCAAAGAAACAATAAAATTATATCCATAA
- a CDS encoding histone deacetylase family protein — translation MIKEDGTGALEKGYDAKDAMSKFNKLIALRFNDSSGNIFKDQDDISLMSVVEEVIASPEKGSTEDTVVCADPNNNADSSANDAVSYQQEQRSSVVTMGTDHGQEWYNKLNELASTSFEGVSYESCAIKLEDPKNTSTIVREPAGQSVIDQKLNAILKKNEDAIKSIPDKEQESAVFVQNGKGKAASFPDREKQTQTSDQITKGITRDVGDKPLVTEDIVSIMDKLDSIESEMKKKELSRAETMRMPAAEKHIPRQQMNGNMKQSSFEAQFKKAHGVKNDLPAKVAVLYSEAHVAHSPKNTSVQDLERPERLTRAMDYLQRSGVFGERCDLITEKYPASEEDLLLVHSNDYIRFVRSYSASGGGFLGDSTYMTSETFEVARLAVGSAIKAGELVLSGQYAAAMVMIRPPGHHASVDKYRGFCIFNNVAVLARYLQKKKGLSKIMIIDWDAHAGDGTMEIFYNDPTVMFVSLHRDPYDFYPRRGFSSQIGEGPGLGYTVNVEIPVGAGDEEYAFAFDELVIPLLHNFSPDFVICSCGFDAYYKEQHIKLNLTSAGYHMMTQKIMSAINGNFVLVMEGGYHKFNGHLTHVVINSLLDLPNPIDDILKTTEYESNQQNMILKETEKNISYVKNKLAFKDR, via the coding sequence ATGATCAAGGAAGATGGAACTGGCGCTCTGGAAAAAGGATATGATGCAAAGGACGCTATGTCAAAATTTAACAAGCTGATCGCATTACGTTTTAACGATAGCTCAGGAAATATCTTCAAAGATCAGGATGACATCTCTCTTATGTCTGTTGTGGAAGAGGTCATTGCCTCACCAGAAAAAGGAAGTACAGAGGATACTGTAGTTTGTGCTGATCCCAACAATAATGCTGATTCATCTGCAAATGATGCTGTGAGCTATCAACAGGAGCAACGATCATCTGTTGTGACTATGGGAACAGATCATGGGCAGGAATGGTATAATAAACTAAACGAATTGGCTTCCACCAGTTTTGAGGGAGTGTCTTATGAGTCATGTGCAATAAAGCTGGAAGATCCTAAAAATACAAGTACAATTGTTCGTGAGCCAGCTGGACAATCAGTGATCGATCAAAAATTGAATGCAATATTGAAAAAGAACGAAGATGCAATAAAGTCTATTCCGGATAAGGAACAAGAAAGTGCCGTTTTTGTCCAAAATGGGAAAGGAAAAGCAGCATCATTTCCGGATCGAGAAAAACAAACACAAACCTCAGATCAGATCACAAAGGGCATTACCAGGGATGTGGGTGACAAGCCTCTCGTAACCGAGGATATTGTCAGCATTATGGATAAGCTGGATTCAATTGAATCCGAGATGAAGAAGAAAGAGCTTTCACGGGCTGAAACTATGCGCATGCCAGCGGCTGAAAAGCATATTCCTCGGCAGCAAATGAATGGGAATATGAAACAATCTTCCTTTGAGGCTCAGTTCAAAAAAGCTCATGGAGTTAAAAATGATCTGCCTGCAAAAGTGGCTGTGTTGTACTCCGAAGCTCACGTTGCACATTCACCTAAAAACACCAGTGTTCAGGACTTGGAACGCCCCGAGCGTCTTACGAGGGCTATGGATTATCTGCAACGCAGTGGTGTTTTTGGTGAACGATGTGATCTTATCACTGAAAAATATCCTGCTTCAGAAGAAGACCTTTTACTGGTCCATTCAAATGATTATATCAGGTTCGTCAGATCATACTCTGCTTCAGGTGGGGGTTTTCTGGGTGACAGCACTTACATGACTTCCGAGACCTTCGAAGTTGCTCGACTTGCTGTGGGTTCGGCCATAAAGGCCGGCGAACTTGTGCTGTCAGGGCAATACGCCGCAGCCATGGTGATGATACGACCTCCTGGTCACCATGCGAGTGTTGATAAATACAGAGGATTTTGTATTTTTAATAATGTGGCTGTTCTGGCTCGTTATCTGCAGAAGAAAAAAGGTCTGTCCAAAATAATGATCATTGACTGGGACGCCCATGCAGGTGATGGCACCATGGAGATATTCTACAATGATCCCACTGTAATGTTTGTATCCCTGCATCGTGACCCATATGATTTCTATCCACGCAGAGGTTTCAGTTCCCAGATAGGAGAAGGGCCGGGTTTGGGTTACACTGTCAACGTGGAAATACCTGTGGGAGCAGGAGACGAAGAATATGCTTTTGCTTTTGACGAATTGGTGATCCCTCTTTTGCATAACTTCTCACCGGATTTTGTAATATGCAGCTGTGGGTTCGATGCCTATTACAAGGAACAGCACATAAAGCTGAATCTTACTTCTGCTGGCTATCACATGATGACACAGAAGATCATGTCTGCCATAAATGGAAACTTTGTGCTCGTAATGGAAGGTGGTTATCATAAGTTCAATGGCCATCTTACGCATGTGGTCATCAATTCGCTGCTTGACCTCCCGAATCCTATAGACGATATACTTAAAACTACTGAATATGAAAGCAATCAGCAGAATATGATCCTTAAAGAGACAGAGAAAAATATCTCCTATGTTAAGAATAAATTAGCATTCAAGGACCGCTAA
- a CDS encoding GNAT family N-acetyltransferase, whose product MIELAYYNSGLRFFKLKYPYELDKLKIGRFDYFNKHLGMNDYMGNFSSWLKRQSVTLIVGIDNVTIVGWVMAERWKQNAKDGHPVYVLRAIEVSPSIARTGIGRTLFVLSFKACPGHMLTKPVNSVAKTFFLSLGFQEPDRNCPVDLSSYPGYLFLPEAYELQSIPHELIMIKGGLVECQNETSVKDILRPAFTLNSLQDAEVTPEKEDTLIRSIGLNNIAKAEPKAETDCNCAGYSKLSSIPVIADVADQADSQSREFLKEHKMMTSCCCGEYMTHKYVVSGSSRGFLFVCTSCGKERYFLKNQ is encoded by the coding sequence ATGATAGAACTTGCTTATTATAATAGTGGATTAAGGTTCTTTAAGCTGAAATATCCATATGAGCTGGATAAGCTGAAAATTGGCAGATTTGATTATTTCAATAAACATCTGGGTATGAACGACTACATGGGTAACTTTAGCAGTTGGCTCAAAAGACAATCAGTGACCCTTATAGTTGGAATAGATAATGTTACCATCGTGGGTTGGGTAATGGCAGAGAGATGGAAGCAAAATGCTAAGGATGGCCATCCTGTCTATGTATTGAGGGCTATCGAGGTTTCTCCGTCTATTGCGCGTACAGGTATTGGTAGAACTCTATTCGTACTAAGCTTCAAAGCCTGTCCCGGACATATGCTGACCAAGCCTGTGAACTCTGTAGCAAAGACTTTTTTTCTTTCCCTGGGTTTCCAGGAACCCGACAGAAATTGTCCAGTTGATCTGAGTAGTTATCCTGGTTATCTTTTTCTTCCTGAAGCTTACGAATTGCAGAGCATTCCCCATGAACTTATAATGATCAAAGGGGGACTTGTGGAGTGCCAGAATGAAACTTCTGTGAAGGATATTCTCCGCCCGGCCTTCACTTTAAATTCTCTTCAGGATGCTGAAGTGACTCCTGAAAAAGAAGATACGCTCATCAGAAGCATTGGTCTGAATAACATAGCCAAAGCTGAACCAAAAGCAGAAACAGATTGCAATTGTGCCGGATACTCCAAACTCTCTTCCATTCCTGTGATCGCAGATGTTGCAGACCAAGCTGATTCTCAGAGCAGAGAGTTCTTAAAAGAACACAAAATGATGACCTCTTGCTGTTGTGGTGAGTATATGACCCATAAATATGTAGTATCAGGTAGCTCCCGGGGTTTTCTTTTTGTATGCACTTCGTGCGGAAAAGAACGATATTTTCTTAAAAATCAATGA
- a CDS encoding RAD55 family ATPase, with the protein MSEEVRIPTGILGLDRVIEGGVRDNTTLLVVGSSGTGKSTFAMQYLAYGLEHGENALYVSMEEPAEQILREARMLGFNLDRYYNKELFFFHSKGKDFVKLVDEQLPALVEANKDYAVKTRVVIDPLTPLIWAIQDKQEQRDIITKLFYTLKQLGPVLITTEEHASPGETVGEDVLIPIYMSDGAVHLSYRPIGGAFNRALEIIKMRATRHGEEVYPYIFVRGIGVVVRTTPLISAEDANKYDDLFDKAIRTAGDLGASESLLERIEYVKKNWAYSFSPKETLQIFFESQGLTGSIRKEDVERRKQEAQHIAEHASEQSAFLADVEKTLVGPEQTSCFTKQKSEGLIDIEELKELEQLVK; encoded by the coding sequence ATGAGCGAAGAGGTTAGGATCCCTACAGGCATATTGGGCCTGGACAGGGTGATAGAAGGCGGTGTGCGCGATAATACCACATTGCTAGTTGTGGGCTCAAGCGGTACTGGTAAATCTACTTTTGCAATGCAGTATCTTGCTTATGGGCTTGAACATGGGGAGAATGCTCTTTATGTCAGCATGGAAGAACCGGCAGAACAGATCCTCAGGGAAGCCCGTATGCTGGGTTTCAATTTAGATAGATACTATAACAAAGAACTTTTCTTCTTCCACTCCAAGGGAAAGGATTTTGTCAAGCTGGTCGACGAACAGTTGCCAGCTCTTGTGGAGGCTAATAAGGACTATGCTGTAAAGACACGGGTGGTCATTGACCCCCTTACTCCCCTTATCTGGGCCATTCAGGATAAGCAGGAACAGCGAGATATCATCACCAAGCTGTTCTATACATTGAAGCAGCTTGGCCCAGTGCTTATCACGACCGAAGAACATGCATCTCCGGGAGAAACGGTAGGTGAGGATGTGCTCATCCCTATCTATATGTCCGATGGCGCTGTTCATCTTTCCTACAGGCCTATTGGCGGCGCTTTTAACCGGGCTCTTGAGATCATAAAAATGCGTGCTACAAGGCACGGGGAAGAAGTCTACCCGTATATATTTGTCCGTGGAATAGGTGTTGTCGTCAGAACCACTCCTCTTATTTCAGCTGAAGATGCAAATAAATACGATGATCTATTCGACAAAGCGATAAGAACGGCAGGTGATCTCGGTGCTTCTGAAAGCCTGCTTGAACGTATAGAATATGTGAAGAAGAACTGGGCATATTCCTTCTCGCCCAAGGAAACTCTCCAGATATTCTTTGAATCCCAGGGGCTTACCGGTTCCATTCGAAAAGAGGATGTTGAAAGACGGAAACAGGAAGCTCAGCATATTGCCGAGCATGCAAGTGAGCAGTCTGCTTTCCTTGCAGATGTTGAAAAGACACTTGTTGGTCCAGAACAGACATCCTGTTTTACAAAACAGAAATCTGAAGGTCTTATTGATATCGAGGAGCTTAAGGAACTTGAACAGCTTGTGAAATAA
- a CDS encoding GNAT family N-acetyltransferase encodes MRLYLRDRSLRREKEDTCTTVLAKNRERSITTYTWDSIMQGIEKIHQAGDISYALFVSSEAVDYLYIEIGTADQEGFSYFHQKFGMPYKFLLKKSIESGHFLFVSISGKDKLIGFARFEKLEEHIDKEIKGKMNVVQPSLFLLRSMEVHSSFRNCGIGRVLFSTAVYYLQGNVLTVPDNKEAANFFKKKLGFTEITDTVGIYKQKYEGHLILPYPKAVTLWHEIASKYPRILYPELIDLYESLKFRHNMGKAIPCNDIYRFENLLAQCNGMLANVMENDMHRMLIELR; translated from the coding sequence ATGAGACTTTATCTTCGGGATCGGTCACTTCGCAGAGAAAAGGAAGATACCTGTACTACGGTGCTTGCAAAAAATAGAGAGCGCTCCATTACAACATATACATGGGATAGTATAATGCAGGGAATAGAGAAAATTCATCAGGCCGGAGATATCTCTTATGCTCTTTTCGTATCTTCAGAGGCAGTTGATTATCTTTATATAGAGATAGGAACTGCTGACCAGGAGGGTTTTAGTTATTTCCATCAGAAATTTGGGATGCCCTATAAATTCCTGCTCAAGAAATCCATTGAATCAGGCCATTTCCTGTTCGTGTCCATATCAGGAAAAGATAAACTCATAGGATTTGCAAGATTTGAGAAACTGGAAGAGCACATTGATAAAGAGATCAAGGGCAAAATGAATGTCGTACAACCTTCTTTATTCCTCTTGCGTAGTATGGAGGTTCATTCTTCTTTCCGCAACTGCGGAATTGGCAGGGTCTTATTCTCGACAGCTGTCTATTATCTTCAGGGTAATGTTCTCACAGTTCCAGATAATAAGGAAGCTGCAAACTTCTTCAAAAAAAAGCTTGGTTTCACTGAAATCACAGACACTGTTGGAATTTACAAACAAAAGTATGAAGGGCATTTGATATTGCCATATCCCAAAGCTGTTACTTTATGGCATGAGATAGCAAGCAAATATCCAAGGATCTTATATCCTGAGTTGATAGACCTCTATGAATCATTAAAATTTCGTCATAACATGGGTAAGGCAATACCCTGTAATGATATTTACAGGTTTGAGAACTTGCTTGCGCAGTGTAATGGTATGCTAGCCAATGTAATGGAAAATGATATGCACCGTATGCTCATTGAATTGCGCTGA
- a CDS encoding homocitrate synthase family protein codes for MVLTKDYSLNGLMQFLDLKTLDIEICDVTLRDGEQTPGVVFTREEKTDIASELDAIGVEIIESGFPVVSQTEKEIVKEIASMGLNAKTCCLARSRVSDVEAAIECDVDFVSIFIAMSELHLKHKYHKSYEEMFGLAMEAVQYAKDHGLGVRFAAEDGSRTDIETLKRAFLAAEEYKVDYVSIADTIGILNPSTTYYLVKEIKKIVKTPVCIHCHDDMGMATANTLAAAEAGAKQLHTTVNGIGERAGNASLEEVLVALRVQYDIDRYDTRKLTGLSKKVERYSGIKPGVTKAVIGEHAFSHESGIHVCAILEEPRTYELFSPEMVGGQRRLIVGKHTGIKALKGIVRSMGYDLSQEALCTLIEKVKNSAETKYGISSTRLEEMIKEVKGT; via the coding sequence ATGGTGCTAACAAAAGATTATTCACTGAATGGATTGATGCAGTTCCTTGATCTTAAGACCTTGGATATAGAGATCTGCGATGTGACACTGCGCGATGGGGAACAGACTCCCGGTGTGGTGTTTACGAGGGAGGAGAAAACAGACATTGCATCTGAACTGGATGCTATCGGAGTCGAGATAATAGAATCCGGTTTTCCGGTTGTCTCACAGACTGAAAAGGAAATTGTAAAAGAGATAGCCAGCATGGGTCTCAATGCAAAAACGTGTTGTCTGGCACGTTCCAGGGTGAGCGATGTAGAGGCTGCCATTGAATGTGATGTGGACTTTGTGAGTATTTTCATTGCCATGTCAGAACTTCATCTCAAACACAAATACCATAAAAGCTATGAAGAGATGTTCGGACTTGCTATGGAAGCTGTACAGTATGCAAAGGACCATGGCCTTGGAGTGCGGTTTGCTGCAGAGGACGGGAGCAGAACGGATATAGAGACACTGAAACGTGCTTTCCTTGCCGCAGAAGAGTACAAGGTGGACTATGTGAGTATTGCAGATACTATCGGCATTCTTAACCCAAGCACCACCTATTACCTTGTTAAAGAAATAAAAAAAATTGTTAAAACCCCTGTATGCATACATTGCCATGATGACATGGGCATGGCTACGGCCAATACACTGGCTGCTGCAGAGGCAGGTGCCAAACAACTGCATACAACTGTTAACGGAATTGGAGAGAGGGCAGGTAATGCTTCACTGGAAGAAGTGCTTGTAGCCCTCAGGGTACAATATGATATTGACAGATATGATACCAGAAAACTTACCGGCCTTTCAAAGAAAGTGGAAAGATATTCCGGTATTAAGCCCGGGGTTACAAAAGCAGTCATAGGTGAACATGCATTTTCTCATGAATCTGGTATACATGTATGTGCCATACTGGAAGAACCAAGGACCTATGAACTGTTCAGTCCCGAGATGGTCGGTGGCCAGCGCCGTCTGATAGTTGGTAAACACACTGGAATAAAAGCACTAAAAGGCATTGTGAGAAGTATGGGCTATGACCTTAGCCAGGAAGCACTATGTACACTTATAGAAAAGGTAAAGAACAGTGCAGAAACAAAATATGGCATTTCCAGTACAAGACTTGAAGAGATGATCAAAGAAGTCAAGGGAACTTGA